One genomic region from Prunus persica cultivar Lovell chromosome G3, Prunus_persica_NCBIv2, whole genome shotgun sequence encodes:
- the LOC18783935 gene encoding inter-alpha-trypsin inhibitor heavy chain H3: protein MAAEFSSCVEYGLGLSKRVFYGKESVPDPSAMTRSSESYLPEAPMVYAVVPDPSVVDNPDIPSYQPYVHGMCEPPALIPLHMHGIAMEIESYLDTAFVTVNGTWRVHCVSAGKRCDCRVAVPMGDKGSLLGVEAEITGRSYSTQLITAEDTTNKEKVAKDGYFLKRQIYTLKVPQIDGGSFLSFKIRWSQKLLYHAGQFSLSIPFSFPACVNPVSKKNVKGEKILLNVNTGIDAEVLCQSTSHPLKEVRRQSGRLSFSYEAEVSSWSSAGFSFSYTVCSSDLFGGVLLQSPSLRDFDDREMFCFYLFPGNSQTRKVFKKEVIFIIDISGSMLGDPLENAKNALLASLSNLNRDDTFNIIAFNGEVHLFSASMELATNEAMLKAKEWASTNLTANGGTNILLPLKQAMQLLAKTSDSIPFIFLITDGAVEDEREICTIMKGYLTSAGSVCPRISTFGIGLYCNHYFLQMLAQIGRGYYDAAYDADSIDYKMQRLFTSASSVILANITIDALECLDSLELFPSHIPDLSSGSPLIISGRYEGSFPDSIKVRGTLADMSNFVIDLKVQRSKEFPLDRVLARRHIDMLTAHAWLLGSKELEEKVSKMSKQTGVPSEYTCMILVQSLQTDNGKRVPESVTIQGVYNKFTQLNKTESNRQKVIVLGNLGVGFGNLKATVENKAPASEEVKPADPTELLFKAASNCCSQVLDRVCCMCFIRTCSHMNNQCAILLTQVCAALACFECINCCFELFSG, encoded by the exons ATGGCCGCCGAGTTCTCCAGCTGCGTCGAGTACGGCCTCGGGCTCTCGAAGCGGGTGTTCTACGGCAAAGAGTCGGTTCCAGACCCGTCGGCGATGACCAGGTCGTCGGAGTCGTACTTGCCGGAGGCTCCGATGGTATACGCGGTCGTACCCGACCCCTCAGTCGTGGATAATCCGGACATTCCGAGCTACCAGCCGTACGTTCACGGCATGTGTGAGCCGCCGGCTTTGATACCTCTGCATATGCATGGGATAGCTATGGAAATCGAGAGCTATTTGGACACTGCGTTCGTTACTGTGAACGGCACGTGGCGCGTGCATTGTGTTTCCGCGGGAAAGAGGTGCGATTGTCGCGTCGCGGTACCGATGGGCGATAAG GGTTCACTTCTAGGTGTTGAGGCTGAAATTACCGGAAGATCATATAGTACTCAACTAATCACAGCAGAAGACACAACAAATAAGGAGAAAGTGGCCAAAGATGGGTACTTTCTGAAACGCCAGATATACACCCTAAAAGTCCCACAG ATTGACGGAGGCTCCTTCCTTTCATTCAAAATTCGATGGTCTCAGAAATTGTTGTATCACGCTGGCCAGTTTTCCCTCAGTATACCTTTTAGTTTTCCAGCATGTGTCAATCCCGTGTcgaaaaaaaatgtgaaaggAGAAAAGATTTTGTTGAATGTGAATACGGGTATTGACGCAGAAGTTTTATGCCAAAGTACCAGCCATCCTCTTAAG GAAGTTAGGCGCCAAAGTGGTAGATTGAGTTTTTCATATGAAGCAGAGGTATCATCATGGTCAAGTGCAGGCTTCAGCTTTTCATACACT GTTTGTTCAAGTGACTTATTTGGTGGTGTGCTTTTGCAATCCCCATCACTTCGTGATTTTGACGATAGAGAGATGTTTTGCTTCTATCTATTCCCCGGAAATAGCCAGACTAGGAAG gTTTTCAAAAAGGaagttatatttattattgatATAAGTGGAAGCATGCTGGGAGACCCTcttgaaaatgcaaagaaTGCACTATTGGCGTCACTCTCTAATCTCAACCGAGATGATACTTTCAACATTATAGCTTTCAATGGAGAGGTTCACTTATTCTCAGCATCAATGGAGCTGGCAACAAATGAAGCAATGCTAAAAGCTAAGGAGTGGGCTAGCACTAATCTTACTGCAAATGGTGGTACAAATATCTTGCTTCCCCTCAAACAG GCTATGCAGTTGTTGGCCAAAACCAGTGATTCAATTCCTTTCATTTTCCTCATTACTGATGGGGCTGTTGAAGATGAAAGGGAGATTTGCACTATTATGAAAGGTTACCTTACAAGTGCTGGTTCGGTTTGTCCTCGCATATCTACTTTTGGCATAG GTTTATATTGTAATCATTACTTCCTGCAAATGCTAGCCCAAATTGGGAGGGGTTACTATGATGCTGCTTATGATGCAG atTCAATTGACTACAAAATGCAAAGGCTATTCACAAGTGCTTCATCAGTGATTCTTGCCAATATAACCATCGACGCTTTAGAATGTCTCGATTCGCTTGAG CTGTTTCCATCTCATATCCCAGACCTTTCATCTGGGAGTCCATTGATCATATCAGGCAGATATGAGGGAAGTTTTCCCGACTCCATCAAAGTTCGTGGTACCTTGGCTGATATGAGTAATTTTGTCATAGACTTGAAAGTACAAAGATCCAAGGAATTTCCACTTGATCGG GTGCTTGCGAGAAGGCACATTGACATGCTTACAGCTCATGCCTGGTTATTGGGAAGTAAAGAGCTGGAAGAGAAG GTTTCCAAAATGAGCAAACAAACCGGGGTCCCATCTGAGTACACTTGCATGATACTAGTGCAGAGTCTGCAGACTGATAACGGGAAGAGGGTGCCGGAATCCGTTACGATACAAGGG GTCTACAACAAATTTACCCAGCTGAACAAGACGGAGTCAAATCGCCAGAAGGTCATAGTCCTCGGAAACCTGGGTGTTGGGTTCGGTAACTTGAAGGCAACGGTTGAGAATAAAGCACCGGCAAGCGAAGAAGTAAAGCCAGCTGATCCAACGGAGCTCTTGTTTAAGGCTGCTTCCAACTGCTGTAGCCAAGTACTTGATCGCGTCTGTTGCATGTGTTTCATTAGGACTTGTTCACACATGAACAACCAGTGTGCAATTCTTCTTACGCAAGTCTGCGCTGCCCTTGCTTGTTTTGAGTGCATCAATTGTTGCTTTGAATTATTTTCAGGATGA